One window of Daphnia carinata strain CSIRO-1 chromosome 7, CSIRO_AGI_Dcar_HiC_V3, whole genome shotgun sequence genomic DNA carries:
- the LOC130695488 gene encoding cyclin-G-associated kinase-like, producing MADFLKSAANYFSANSNYNGAAENPLIGALVHVNSVQLRIKRQIGEGGYAFVFIAQDVQSGQDYALKRLIAADSDAVKSIIQEVAFLKKLAGHPHVINFISACCNDRGGGSKEYLVVTELCSGGTMLDALRVRNTPLSPEEITSVFWQTCKAVQALHSLDQPIIHRDLKIENLLLTAEGVIKLCDFGSATTQQYFPGPDWSASQRGLLEEEMAKYTTPVYRAPEMIDTWSNFPITPAADIWALGCVLYVLCYQVHPFEDGAKLRILNGNFMLPSNDGRYDIFHDIIRGMLKVDPRMRLTITDVLDRLAAIGETRGYQLKCGLKLSLPIQAAMPLPQSRPSAPIATQGSPQPPRRPPPPNPSANHHPTPAPTSHLTTASQPTLGLLSSLKGGAGSLFKNLKDTSTKVMQTVQQSMARLELDFSYVTSRLIVTSFPAEGIESAYRHHIDDVRNALDARHGVHYTVYNVSGRSYPSTKFNNLVCCGWPQRHAPSLRTLYALCKSMYNYLDRDPKNVCVLHCMDGKASSAVVVAALFLYTQLFRSIEEGLQMFAVKRCPPGLNASQYRYLNYYLSLFAEPQPARPHHKPVTLATLTLSPVPLFTKNRDGCRPYVEILQGDQRLLSTLIEYERMRVYHVSENKIILQLNTTVCGDITVAVYHARNTLGGVVQGRPAGLKICQFQIHTGFIHEEETTLRLSRNQLDEVAINAEIGDLHGPNFTASLSFFVLDQERTVQPEPWGACDNAAKNAMVLFASREEINEVFDTFCDVTVSNPSDVEASCKPIQVGDVEEHVADRQPTLVGKSVSPVRPSSPIQELNVDLLNLGSESTSSLPNRSLANEECGLLNLTSDTSGNILTENRGGHNGDFLQDLFHSSNESSAANLAFLPTAAPANPFFTLDPFDPLAGTAAGVASTPINNLSSSNSFSNFATVQQSQPPDESLLGNWDSILKQPSNGGARPMTLPNIPRNSSTPNLETKAKDPLADFGNLIGLTGAANTNTAKAPAWGPSLNTNPPINIGLANPATGFSNFPTAPGASFTSPSTSLSGSPLHKPQNVWSNSVPPQTTRPHPTSNSSASTNSSTHHPVKTPGEAQADYSRTNFDSVFGRNDYSKGGGGLPRPKVAGDMFGDLLGTQGFDFTSTKRDAGPKTINAMRKEELAKDIDPDKLKIMEWTEGKQRNIRALLCSLHTVLWEGTKWQEVGMHQLVSHTDVKKMYRKACLAVHPDKQAGTDNEKIAKMIFMELNDAWSEFENDVTQQNMFR from the exons ATGGCCGATTTTTTAAAGTCAGCTGCTAATTATTTTAGTGCTAACAGTAACTATAATGGCGCTGCAGAGAATCCTCTCATCGGCGCTTTGGTCCATGTCAATTCGGTGCAGCTTCGGATAAAACGTCAAATTGGAGAAG GTGGAtatgcttttgtttttattgcccAAGATGTACAGAGCGGCCAAGATTATGCTTTAAAA AGACTTATTGCAGCTGATTCAGATGCTGTCAAAAGCATTATACAGGAAGTAGCTTTTTTG AAAAAACTAGCTGGTCATCCTCATGTGATCAATTTTATTTCTGCCTGCTGTAATGATAGAGGAGGAGGTTCAAAAGAGTACTTGGTGGTTACTGAGCTGTGTTCAG GAGGAACTATGCTTGATGCATTGAGAGTTCGAAACACACCACTTTCCCCAGAAGAAATAACTTCTGTGTTCTGGCAGACCTGTAAAGCTGTTCAAGCTCTTCACAGCCTGGATCAACCCATAATCCACCGTGAtcttaaaattgaaaatttactACTCACTGCGGAAGGTGTTATCAAATTGTGTGACTTTGGGAGTGCTACAACCCAGCA ATATTTTCCTGGTCCAGATTGGTCAGCATCTCAGCGTGGTTTacttgaagaagaaatggcgAAGTATACCACGCCAGTGTACCGTGCCCCTGAAATGATCGATACGTGGAGTAATTTTCCTATAACTCCCGCAGCAGACATTTGGGCTCTAGGATGCGTACTCTATGTGCTTTGCTATCAA GTGCACCCTTTTGAAGATGGGGCAAAGTTGCGGATTCTCAACGGCAACTTTATGCTACCGAGCAATGACGGTCGATACGATATCTTTCACGATATTATCCGTGGAATGTTGAAA GTGGATCCACGAATGCGTTTAACGATAACTGACGTTCTTGACCGTCTTGCAGCTATAGGAGAAACTCGAGGATATCAGTTGAAATGTGGACTTAAATTGAGCCTACCAATACAAGCAGCCATGCCGCTACCGCAAAGTCGCCCGAGCGCGCCAATCGCAACACAAGGATCGCCTCAGCCACCACGCCGCCCTCCACCTCCGAATCCCTCTGCCAACCATCATCCTACTCCTGCTCCAACTTCGCATTTAACGACTGCTTCTCAACCTACATTAGGAttattatcttctttaaaaggAGGAGCAGGAAGTCTTTTTAAAAACCTCAAG GATACATCCACGAAAGTGATGCAAACAGTGCAGCAAAGTATGGCACGCTTGGAGCTTGATTTTAGCTATGTCACTTCGCGGTTGATCGTTACATCATTTCCAGCTGAAGGAATTGAATCGGCATATCGCCACCACATTGACGATGTCCGAAATGCTCTCGATGCCCGACATGGGGTACATTATACAGTGTACAATGTTTCCGGACGTTCATACCCGTCTACCAAGTTCAACAATTTGGTTTGTTGTGGTTGGCCTCAGCGTCATGCTCCGTCATTGAGAACTTT ATATGCCCTGTGTAAAAGCATGTATAATTATCTTGACCGAGACCCAAAGAATGTGTGCGTCCTTCATTGCATGGATGGAAAAGCATCTTCAGCAGTGGTTGTAGCAGCGCTTTTTCTTTATACTCAGTTGTTCCGTTCTATTGAAGAAGGATTGCAGATGTTCGCCGTCAAACGCTGCCCTCCCGGTCTGAACGCGTCCCAGTATCGCTATCTTAACTATTATTTGAGCCTGTTTGCTGAACCACAGCCTGCACGGCCTCACCACAAACCCGTCACTCTGGCTACCCTCACATTGAGTCCAGTACCATTGTTTACGAAAAACCGAGACGGGTGTCGACCTTATGTAGAAATTCTTCAAGGTGATCAACGGCTTCTCTCCACGTTGATCGAGTACGAACGGATGCGCGTTTATCACGTTTCAGAGAATAAa ATTATACTGCAGCTGAACACAACTGTATGTGGCGATATTACTGTTGCAGTCTATCACGCCCGTAATACACTTGGAGGAGTTGTACAGGGAAGGCCAGCCGGGCTTAAAATATGTCAGTTTCAAATCCATACTGGTTTCATTCATGAGGAAGAAACAACTCTACGATTGTCACGTAATCAACTTGACGAAGTGGCCATCAATGCTGAGATTGGGGACCTACATGGACCCAACTTCACAGCATCACTTAGCTTTTTCGTACTTGATCAAGAGCGTACGGTTCAACCAGAACCCTGGG GCGCGTGCGACAACGCTGCTAAAAACGCAATGGTACTATTTGCATCTCGAGAAGAAATTAACGAAGTCTTTGATACGTTTTGCGATGTAACCGTGAGTAATCCCAGTGATGTAGAAGCATCGTGTAAACCCATCCAGGTTGGGGATGTTGAAGAGCATGTTGCCGACAGACAGCCTACCTTGGTTGGCAAGTCAGTCAGTCCTGTACGGCCTTCTTCTCCTAttcag GAGTTGAATGTAGATCTGTTGAATTTGGGATCTGAATCTACAAGTTCATTACCTAACCGATCGTTGGCCAATGAAGAATGCGGGTTATTGAATTTGACATCCGACACATCTGGTAATATTTTGACCGAGAACCGAGGTGGTCACAATGGCGACTTTCTTCAGGACTTATTTCACTCCTCGAATGAATCATCAGCTGCAAATTTAGCTTTTCTTCCAACCGCAGCCCCAGCCAATCCTTTCTTTACTTTGGACCCATTTGATCCCTTAGCAGGAACGGCTGCAGGCGTTGCATCAACTCCGATTAATAATTTGAGTTCTTCGAACAGCTTTAGCAATTTTGCCACTGTTCAGCAGTCTCAACCGCCTGACGAATCTCTTTTGGGTAACTGGGATTCAATACTTAAACAGCCTTCAAATGGCGGAGCTCGGCCAATGACATTACCCAACATTCCTCGCAATTCGAGCACCCCTAATTTGGAAACTAAAGCTAAGGACCCACTCGCTGATTTCGGAAATCTAATTGGGCTAACTGGAGCAGCAAATACCAATACTGCCAAGGCACCGGCATGGGGCCCATCTTTGAATACCAATCCGCCCATTAATATTG GATTGGCGAATCCGGCTACCGGTTTCTCCAATTTTCCAACAGCGCCGGGTGCGTCGTTTACGAGCCCGTCAACGTCGTTAAGTGGGTCACCTCTTCATAAGCCACAAAACGTATGGTCGAATAGTGTGCCACCACAGACTACTCGCCCACATCCCACCTCAAACTCTTCGGCATCTACAAATTCTTCCACTCATCATCCTGTCAAAACACCTGGCGAAGCCCAAGCTGATTATTCTAGAACAAATTTTGACTCAGTTTTTGGTCGCAACGATTACA GTAAAGGAGGTGGCGGCTTACCGAGACCTAAAGTGGCTGGTGATATGTTTGGGGATTTGCTAGGAACCCAGGGTTTCGATTTCACTAGCACGAAGAGAGATGCTGGTCCTAAAACCATAAATGCCATGCGTAAAGAGGAACTAGCGAAAGACATAGATCCAGATAAATTGAAG ATAATGGAATGGACGGAAGGGAAGCAACGTAATATTCGAGCTTTACTTTGTTCTCTTCATACTGTTTTGTGGGAGGGCACCAAATGGCAAGAGGTGGGGATGCATCAGCTGGTATCGCACACGGATGTCAAGAAAATGTATCGTAAAGCTTGCCTGGCAGTTCATCCGGACAAGCAG GCTGGAACTGACAACGAGAAAATTGCGAAGATGATTTTTATGGAATTGAACGACGCCTGGTCCGAATTTGAAAACGATGTAACACAGCAAAACATGTTTCGATAA